GGGACGCAGGCGTCGTTCATGGACCTGTTCGAGGGCGACGGCGAGCGGGTGGAGCGCCTCAACCGCCTGGTGGCGCGGAAGATGGGCTTCGACAAGGTGTACGGCGTGACGGGGCAGACGTACACGCGCAAGACGGATGCATCCTGCCTGGCGACGCTGGCCGGGATCGCGGAGAGCGCCTCCAAGTTCGCCAACGACATGCGGCTGCTGGGGCACCTCAAGGAGGTGGAGGAGCCCTTCGAGGAGCAGCAGATCGGCTCGTCGGCCATGCCGTACAAGCGCAACCCGATGCGCAGCGAGCGGATCAACGCGCTGGCCCGCCACGTCATCGTCCTGTCGCTGGACCCGGCCTTCACCGCCGCCTCGCAGTGGTTCGAGCGCACGCTGGACGACTCGGCCAACAAGCGCATCGCCGTGCCCGAGGCGTACCTGGGAACGGACTCGGTGCTCCTGCTGATGCACAACGTGGCCGGCGGGATGGTGGTGCATCCGGAGATGATCCGCCGCCGCCTGATGGAGGAGCTCCCCTTCATGGCGACGGAGAACCTGATGATGCGCGCCGCCAAGCGCGGCGGCGACCGGCAGGAGCTGCACGAGCGCGTCCGCAAGCACTCCGTCGCCGCGGGCCACCGCATAAAGGCGGAGGGCCTCTCGAACGACCTCCTCGACCGAATCGCCGCCGACGGCGCGTTCGGCGTCTCGCGCGAGGAGCTGGAGGAGGACCTGCGCCCCGAGCTGTACGTGGGCCGCGCGCCGGAGCAGGTGGACGAGTTCCTGGCGGAGTGGGTGGAGCCGGTGCTGGCGCGGTATCCGGAGGCGGTGAGCGGGGCGGTGCCGGAGCTGCGGGTGTAGGCGGGGCCCTCACCCCCCCGGCCCCCCTCTCCCGATAACAGGAGAGGCTGGCGCCTCTGTTATCGAGAGAGGGGGGAGTTGTCGGCGGGCTCCGGGATGTGCGGCGCGCGGGCGGGCACGGGCGGCCACGCGGGGCCGCCCCTACGGATTTTGCGTGCGGCGGTGGGGGGCGAGTCGCGCGGGGGTGGGCGGACACGCAGGTCTGCCCCTACGGATTTTGGTGTGCGGCGGCGGGCGGCGGAGCGGCGGCGGGCACGGGCGCGATGAATCGCGCCCCTACCGGATCTGTGTGCGCCGCACGCGGTGTTCTCCCCCTCACCCGCCCTGCGCCCCCGCAGGCGGGGGAGGGGGTCGGGGGGAGGGGGCCCTCCGCCCTCCCCCGAAACCCCGCCGTCTGTTTCCGCGTACCCCCTGATGCCCGGCCCACCGCCGGTCTCGCCGCGCGCGTTCGAGCGCGGCACCACATCCTGCCCCATGTTCAGTACCTATGAACCACACACTGCTGCTGGAAGGCGTTTCCAAGCGCTATTCCGGGCACACCGCGGTCGATGACCTGTCGCTGGCGGTGCCGCCGGGGACCATCTACGGAATCCTGGGGCCCAACGGCGCCGGGAAGTCCACCACGCTGCGCATGGTGATGAACATCATCATCCGCGACTCCGGCACCATCTCGCTGCTCGGCGCCGATCCGGAAAAGGATCGCTCGGTGCTGCGCCGCGTCGGGTTCCTGCCCGAGGAGCGGGGACTCTACAAGAAGATGACCGTGCTGGACGTGATCGTGTTCTTTGCGCAGATCAAGGGCGTCGAGGTGAAGCAGGCGCGCGCGGAGGCCGGGCGCTGGCTGGAGCGCATGAGCCTGGGCGACTGGCGCGGCGCCAGGGTGGAGACGCTCTCCAAGGGGATGCAGCAAAAGGTGCAGTTCATCGCCACCGTGATCCACCAGCCCGAGCTCCTCATCCTGGACGAGCCGCAGTCGGGGCTCGACCCGGTCAACCAGGAGGTGCTGCGCGACACCATCCTGCAACACCGCAAGGACGGCAAGACGGTCATCTTCAGCACGCACAACATGGAGCAGGCGGAGCAGCTCTGCGAGCACGTCTGCATCATCGCGCAGGGGCGCAAGGTGCTGGACGGGCGGCTGCGCGACATCCGCCGCGAGAACGTTGGGAACGCGTACCGCGTGCAGTTCGACGGCGAGTCGCCCGCGGCGGAGGCGTTCATGGCGGCCGGGCGCTTCGGCGCGGCGGCGCGCGATGGGGAGGAGTGGAGGCTAGAGCTGGCGCCCGGGACCGATACGCGCGCCCTGATCGCCGCCCTCAACGACCTGGACGCGCCGCTCGTCCGCTTTCAGCGCGAGGAGCCCTCGCTCCACGACATCTTCGTCAGCCGCGTGGCCGGTGCCGCGCAGACCCGCCGCGTAGAGGCAGCCCATGTCTAACGTCTGGATCGTACTGAAGCGCGAGTTCATGGAGCGGGTGAAGACCAAGAGCTTCCTCCTCGCCACCTTTCTCTTCCCCATCTTCATCATCGGCCTCAACGTCCTGCCGCACCTGATGGGCAGCGAGGAGAGCGTGCGCCACCTGGTGGTGGTGGACGAGGCGCCGGAGGGCGTGGCGCGGATGGTCGTCGCGTCGCTCTCCACTCCCGCGGCCGAGCGCGAGGGGCGCGGCTACAGGCTGGACGTGGTGCGGCAGCCGCTCGCGCAGGTGCAGGCGGGCCTCCGCGAACGCATCACCAGCAAGGAGATCGACGGCTACATCCACCTGCCGGCCGACGTGGTGACGAGCAGCCAGGTGGCGTACCGTGCCCGCAACGTCTCCAACCTGGACGTGATGGGGGACATCCGCCGCGCGGCTTCGCAGGCGGTGCAGGAGACGCGGCTGCGCACCGCCGGGCTGCGGGCCAACGACGTCCGAGCGCTGCTCCGCCCCGTGGAGGTGAGCACCGCGCGCGTCACCGCGACGGGCGAGGAGGGCGGGAGCGCCATCGTCACCTTCTTCGCCGCCTACGCCATGGCGATGCTGATGTGGCTGATGGTGTTCCTGTACGGCGTCAACGTGATGCGCAGCGTGCTGGAGGAGAAGACGAACCGCATCGTCGAGGTGCTGGTCAGCTCCATGAAGGCGAGCGACCTGATGATGGGGAAGATCCTGGGCGTCGGCCTGGTGGCGCTGCTGCAGGTCGCGATCTGGGTGGTGCTGATCGCGACGGGGCTCACCATCGCGGGTCAGCGCCTCAAGAGCGGCGGCGCGGCGAGCATCATGGCCGGGCTGAAGCTGACGCCGCAGGCGGGGATCACGCTCCTCTCCTTCTTCGTGCTGGGCTTCTTTCTGTACGCCGCCGTCTTCGCGGCCATCGGCGCGGCGGTGACGACGGACCAGGAGGGGCAGCAGTTCCAGACCTTCGCCATGGTCCCGCTGATGCTCCCCGTGCTCTTCTTCCCCAAGGTCATCGGCGACCCCCTGGGGACGACGGCGACCGTGCTGGGGCTCGTCCCGTTCACCGCGCCCGTCGCCAACGCGATGCGGCTGGGGAGCACGGAGATCCCCGTCACACAGGTGATCGCGTCGCTGGTGATGCTGGCGCTGACGACGGTGCTCGTGGTGTGGATCGCGGGGAAAATCTACCGCTTCGGCATCCTCAGCACCGGCAAGAAGGCCTCGCTCGCGGACATCGGGCGCTGGATGCGAGCGGCCTAGAACGACAACCGCAGGGCTCACACAGAGACACAGAGACACAGAGAGAACCTCCATCCTCTCCTCTGTGTCTCTGTGTCTCTGTGTCTCTGTGTGAGATTCTTCCTTTTTTTCTTTCCGCGTGGTGCCGGTATGGGTCGTGCGGTCGCGAGGGGGTTTGAGGACGACCTCCCCGCAACGGAACCGCCGGTGATCGTAGACTGCCACACCCATCTGAACCGCTACTTCGACGAGCAGCCTACCTCCCTCGACGAGCGCTACGCGCAGCTGCGCTCCGAGATGGACGCGAACAGGATCGACTTCGCGCTCGTGCTTTCCAGCTACAAGGTCAACGAAGACCGCCCCTCCACCGCCGAGATCCTGCGGCTGGTGGAGGACGACCCGCGCATCGGGGTGGCGGCGGGGGTCAGCTTCTACGACCTGGGCGAGGAGAGCCTGGCGGAGCTGCGCGGGCTGCTGGGGAGTGGGCGGGTGCACGCGCTCAAGCTGTATCCGGGGTACCAGGCGTTCTACGTGTACGATCCGCAGCTTCGCGGGGTGTACGACCTGGCGGCGGAGTTCGGCGTGCCCGTGATGATCCACACCGGCGACACCTACGACCGGCTGGGGAAGCTCAAGTACACGCACCCGCTCACCATCGACGAGGCGGCGGTCGACTTCCGCGAGGTCAACTTCGTCGTCTGCCACATGGGGAATCCCTGGCTGATGGACGCGGCCGAGGTGATCTACAAGAACGAGAACGTGATGGGAGACATTTCGGGCTTCACCCTGGGCGCCTTCGAGGAGCGCTTCGAGCGGCTGATGATCGACAAGGTGCGCGACGTGGTGGCGTACGCCAACGGCACCAGCGGCCTCCTCTACGGCACCGACTGGCCGATCTGCGACATGGCGAGCTACCTGCGCTTCGTGGAGAAGCTGGGGCTGAGCGAGGAGGAGTCCGAGAACCTGCTCTGGAAGAACGCCGCGCGCCTCTTCCGCATCGGACTCGCGGGTGACGCACATGCGTGACGCGAACATCGTGGAGATCCGCGACGAGCGCGACCCGCTCGCCCGCGATGCGCTGCAGCTGATCGTGGAGATGTTTCCGCCCAGCGACCGCCAGTCCACCAGCGCCCTCCTCTCCGAAGTCGCCGAGTCGCGGATGGAGCTGCTGGAGGGCGACGGCTTCCACCTCTTCACCGCCCTCTCCGAGGAAGGGCGGCCGATGGGTACGGCGATCGGCGTGTACCTGCGGGCGGTGAACGCGGGGTTCATCCTGTACATCGCCGTGCGCCCCGAGTACCGCTCGCGCGAGGCCGCCCGCACCCTGCGCCGCGAGCTGGCCATGGCCTTTCGCGAGGACGCCCGGCGCAACGGCCGCGGCGAGCTGGCGTGGGTGATCGGCGAGATCGAGGCGGAGAGCGCGTGGCTGCGGCGGCTGGTGCGGGAGCGCAACGTGATCCCCTTCGACTTCACCTACTACCACCCGGGGATGTCGCCCGGCTCCGGCGACCGGGAGTACATCCTCTACCGCCAGCCCGTGGGCGACGCGCGCGAGGAGATCCCCGCGCAGCTCGTGCGCCAGATCATCTACGACATCTTCCGCCGCGCGTACCGCGTCTCGTACCCCCTGGTGCACCCCGGCTTCGCGGCCATGATCGCCGAGCTGGAGGGGCGCGACATGGTCGGCCCGCACCGGCGCACCGTGGAGTGGGGCGCGTAGCCCAGCACGCGCTCCAACATCCTTGCGTCGAACCGCGTCCATGATGTATCTTCCACTCAGTTGAAACTGATTCTCACCTTCAGCTTTCCCGATGGAACCCAGCGCATGCTGAAGCGTATCTTTGGTCGCAGGGACAAGGCGCCGGCCGCGGCCGCGTGCGGCGGGTGTCCGCTGGCGGCGTGCGCCACCGGGTGCAAGGCCGCCGTCCTGCGCATGGACTGCGAGCATGGCGAGGCGCACCGGCTGCGCGGGATGGGGCTCTTCGAGGGCTCCATGGTCCGCGTGCTGGACTCGCGCAACGGGATGCTGCTGGAGGTGAAGGGGTGCAAGCTGGCGCTGGGGCAGTCGCTCGCGACGTCCATCCAGGTCCTTCCGGTCGGCTGAACCGTTGGCGAAGAAGCTGGCAGAGCTCGGCCCCGGTGAGCGGGGCCGCGTCACGTCGATGGCCGGCGACGCGGATGCGACGCGGCGGCTGATGGACATGGGGCTGATCCGCGGGACCACGGTGGAGGTGGTGCGCCGCGCCCCGCTGGGAGATCCGATCGAGGTGAAGTTGCGCGGCTTCATGCTGACCCTGCGCCGCGCCGAGGCTGAGCACATCACGGTGGAGTAGATGGAAGCGATCCAAGCCGGCGGCACGCTCGCCGCACCCCCCGCACCCTCGCCCGCCCTCGCCGCGCGCGAGGGTGCGCTGCATGTGGCGCTCATCGGCAACCCGAACACGGGGAAGAGCACGCTCTTCAACGCGCTCACCGGGATGCGCCAGCGCGTGGGCAACTACTCCGGCGTCACCGTGGAGCGGGTGGAGGGTCGCTACCGCGACGCGGACGGGCACTTCGTCACGGTGCTGGACCTTCCCGGCACCTACTCGCTGAGCGCGTCGTCGCCGGACGAGGAGATCGCGCTGAGTGTGCTGCTGGGCCGCGCGCCCGGCGCCGACGCGCCCGACGTGGTGGTGGTGGTGCTGGACGCGCAGAACCTGGAGCGCAACCTCTTTCTCGCCACGCAGGTGCTGGAGCTGGGGCTGCCGACCGTGGTGGCGCTGAACCAGGTGGACGCGGCGACGGCGGCCGGGCTGCGCATCGACCTGGTGGAGCTCACGCTGGAGCTGGGCGCGCCCGTGGTCGCCACCGTGGCCACGCGCGGCGAAGGGCTGGAGCTGCTCAAGCAGGCGGTGGCGAAGGCGCCCGGGCTCCCCCGCCCCGGGCGCCGCTTCGAGCTTCCCTCCGAAGCGGCCGCCGCGCTGGAGCCGGTGGAGGCCGCGCTGGTGCAGGGCGGGCTCTCCCCCTCCGCTGCGGGGATGGAGGCGCTGCGCCTGCTGGCGGTGCGGCAGGCGGGTCGGCACCTGGCGGGGATCGCGGGGCTGGCGGAGGCGGTGGAGCGCGCGCACGACGAGATCGAGGCGGCGGGGCTTTCCGCGCGCAGCCTGGAGGCCGAGGTGCGCTACGCCTGGATCGCCGACGTCACGGACCGCGTCGTCACGCGCGCCGGCGGCGAGGAGCGCACGCTCACCGACCGCATCGACGCGGTGGCGCTGCACAGGGTGGCCGGGCCGCTGCTCTTCGTGGTGATGATGGGGCTCGTCTTCCAGTCGATCTTCACCTGGGCCGAGCCGCTGATCGGGATCGTCGAAGGACTGGTCGGGGGGCTGGGCGCGTGGGTGGGATCGATCCTTCCCCCCGGCGACCTCAACTCGCTTGTGGTGGACGGCGCCATCGCGGGGGTGGGCTCCGTGCTCGTCTTCCTCCCGCAGATCGTCATCCTCTTCCTCTTCATCGGCTTCCTGGAAGACACCGGGTACATGGCGCGCGCCGCCTTCATCATGGACCGCTTCATGAGGAGCGTGGGGCTGCACGGACGGTCGTTCATCCCGCTCCTCTCGGGCTACGCCTGCGCGGTGCCGGGGGTGATGTCCACGCGCACCATCGAGAGCCCCAAGGACCGCCTCGCGACCATCCTGGTGCTGCCGCTGATGAGCTGTTCGGCGCGCATCCCCATCTACGCGCTCCTGATCGGCACCTTCATCCCGCCCATCGCCGTCGCGGGCGTGTTCAACCTGCAGGGGCTCACGCTGCTGGCGATGTACCTGCTGGGGACGCTGACCGCGCTGGGCGTGGCGGCGATCTTCAAGCGGACGCTGATGCGGGGGAAGGCGCGGCCCATGATCATGGAGCTGCCGCCGTACCGCATCCCCAACCCGCGCTCGCTCTTCCTGTCGGTCGCGCACCGCTCCAGCATGTTCGTGAAGCGCGCCGGCACGGTGATCCTGGCGCTCTCCATCGTCCTCTGGGCGCTGGCGACGTACCCGCGGACGGAAGCTCCGGCCGGGGCGAGCGAGCATGCGGCGCAGGAGGCACAGCTCGCCGGGAGCACGCTGGGGATGCTGGGCCACGCCATCGAGCCCGCCGTGCGGCCGCTGGGCTACGACTGGAAGATCGGCGTGGGGATCGTCTCGTCGTTCGCCGCGCGCGAGGTGTTCGTGGCCAGCATGGGCACCATCTACGGCGTGGGCGCGGCGGACGAGGGCTCCACCTCCCTTCGCGAGAAGCTGCGCGCCGAGCGGCACGAGGGGAGCGGTGCGCTGGTGTACACGCCTCTGGTGGCGGTGGGGCTGATGGTCTTCTACGTGTACGCCATGATGTGCATGAGCACCGCCGCCGTCGTCGTGCGCGAGACGGGCGGCGGGTGGGTGGGCCTGGGATGGGCCGGCTTCCAGTTCGTCTACATGCTCGCGCTGGCGTACCTTTCCGCCCTTCTGGTGTACCAGGGCGGACGTGCGCTGGGCCTCGGATGACGGAGGTGGATCATGGCGGGTGAGCTGGTGCAGTCCGCGGCGGTGGGCGTGATCGTCCTCGGCGCGGCGGGGACGCTGGCCGTGCGCGGCTGGCGCATGCTGGCCGGGGCCCGCGGCAAGGCGGGCGACGATGGGTGCGGTGGTGGCGGTGGGGGGTGCGGGTGCGGTAAGTGAGGGCCCCCTCCCCCCGGCCCCCTCCCCCGCCTGCGGGGGCGCAGGGCGGGTGAGGGGGAGAACTGCAGCCTGCGCTGCACAGACCCGGTAGGGGCGCGATTCATCGCGCCCGTGTCACGGGCGGCTCCGACGCCCGTCACACGCACGGATCCCGTAGGGGCAGACCTGCGTGTCTGCCCACCGCCCGCCCTACCTCGACCCTCGCCTTCCGCACCAATCCGGGCCCTGCCTCGACCCTCGCCATCCGCACCCAAAATCCTGTAGGGGCAGCCCCGCGTGGCTGCCCGTGCTTGCCCCGGCACCGAACCCCGGCTTTGAACCCCATCCGGCCGCCGGTGGCGACGGCATCAGCAGATACAAAAGAGGGGCGGCGCAACGATGCGCCGCCCTTTTCCGCGCCTCGGCGCCTCGTCAGCGCGTGGGGCGGGTGATCTGCCAGAGGACGACGGAACCGCCGCTGTACCCCACGACCTGCCCGTTCTCGTTGATGCGCTGCGCCTGCGTGTACTTCGCGCCGGGAAGCCCGGGCAGCTCGAGCATCCCGCTCTCCGCGGTCCAGAAGAAGCCGCCGAGCTCCCCCTCGGTGGACTTGTCGCTGAAGCCCACCACCTCACCCAGCTCGTTCATCCCCAGCACGATGCTGGATCTGCCGCCCAGAGTGCCGATGTCCTGCATCCGGCCGTCCGGGTACCAGAGAACCGCGTGGCTTCCACCGCTGGGAGTGTCGGCGGCCCCGCCGACCAGGCCCGCGTCGTTGATCGCCTGCGCCGAGGCGTACGGCGCCCCGGGAAGTCGGGGAAGCTCGCGGAGCTCACCGGCCGCGTTCCAGAACGCCGCGCGCTGCGCCCAGTCCTCCGGGGTGTTGAACATCCCCACCGCGTCACCATGGAGGTTCACCGCGCGTACGGCGTTGAAGCTCCCCCCACGGTCGCGCAGGAGCACCGGTCCCGACGCTTCGGTCCAGCGGAAGGCCCGCACGCGCCCGTCCACTCCGGTCTGTCCACCCACCACGCCGGCGTCGTTGACGGCGTTGGCGAAGCTGAACTTCCCCATCCCCACCGGGCGGAACGTCCCGCTGGCGGAGCGGAGGTAGGCCGCCGGCATGCTGTCTCCACGCGAAATGGCCCCGCCCGCGACCTGCCCGCTCCCGTTGATCGCGAGCGCCCACGTATACGTTCCGCCGCCCGGCGAGCCGAGGTCCTTCACGCCTCCCGCGGCGGTCCACATGAACCCCGACAGGCCCACGCCGTCGGTCGGCTTCCCGCCGATCACCGTTCCGGCATCGTTGATGTCGAGGCCGAACCCCTCCGGGATCCCGAGCTCCTGCGCCGGCCCCAGCTCGTAGATCCGCACGGGAGCGGATACGCTGTAGCTCCTGGGATCGGGGCCGATCGGGCCGTCGGACCCGCACCCCATGGCAGCGAGCGCCAGCCCGCCCATGAAGACGCGGGCGAAATACCGGACGGTGCGTTGCGCGAAGCTCACGATTGTTTCCTCCGGGAGTACTTCAGAGACGAAAGCGAGGTGGGAGCAGAGTCCGTTCAGCAAGATAATGCCAATCGCGAAGGCAGTAAACATTCGAGGGCAGCCATGCGAACGCCCATCGGCCAGGATCGCGCGGTCGTGTCAGAACGGCGGGGGTCCGTGCGTTTACGGGGTAACCTCGAACGCCCCCCGCCGTCATCGAACCGCGTTGCCGCCATGAAAACCCTCCGCTTCGCCCCGGTCCTCTTCGCCTGCGTCCTCGCGGGCGCGTGCTCTCCGCTGCTGTCCGATGAGGAGCGGCTGGATACGGTACACGTGGGCTACGTCACGCGGAGCGGCGACATGATCAGCGGCACGGGTACGGTGGAGCGGTTCGACCTCGAGGGCGGCTTCTTCGCCATTCGAGGCGACGACGGCAAGGTGTACGACCCCATCAACCTGCCGGCCGGGTTCGCGCGGCACGGCGTGCAGGTGCGCTTCACGGCCAAGCTGCGGCGCGACATGGGGAGCATCCACATGGTCGGCGAGATCGTCGAGATCCAGCAGATTTCGGCGGCGTAAACGGCGGGTCTCACGCGGAGGCGCGGAGACGCTGAAGAGAAAAACGGAGGCGGCCCGCGGATCAGTGAGATTCGCGGGCCCTCCTGTTTTACTGCACTAAGGCAAAGAGCCTCACAGACTCGGCACCGCCATCAGCTTCCGCTGGATGTCCGCCGCGAATGCCAGCGAGGCGCGGATGTCTTCCGCTTCGAGATACGGAAAGTCCGCGAGGATCTCAGCCTCCGTCATTCCGGAAGCCAGGTAGTCGAGGACGTCGTACACGGTGATCCGCATGCCGCGGATGCACGGCTTGCCCCCGCGCTTGTCGGGTTCGATGGTGATGCGCTCAAGGTAATTCATGAATTGACGGTAGAGTCGAAAGCTGGTGCGGTCAACTCGGTCGGTTGCGACGCACGCGAGGGGGTCGTACGATGGGGGCTACTTCTCAACCCAGGATTTTCGATGATGAGACGGCTGGCCCTCGGCATCTTCCTTCTCCTGTGCGCAACGCATGCGGCGCGTGCGCAGAGCTCGGCGCCGCTGACGATCGGCGAGACGTTCACGATCGAGTCGAGGGTGATGGGAGAGACGCGGCGGATCAACGTGTATGCGCCGCCGGGGTACGCGGAAACGCCCGGGATGCGGCTGCCGGTGCTGTACATGCCGGACGGCGGGATGGCGGAGGACTTCCTGCACGTCGCAGGGCTGGTGCAGGTGTCGGTGGGGAACGGGACCATGCGCCCCTTTCTGCTGGTCGGCATCGAGAACACGCAGCGGCGGCGCGACATGACCGGACCTACGGAGGTCGCGCGGGACCGGGCGATCGCGCCACGGGTCGGAGGCTCCGCTGCGTTCCGCAGGTTCATTCGCACCGAGCTGAT
Above is a window of Longimicrobium sp. DNA encoding:
- a CDS encoding lyase family protein, giving the protein VGKRATLWIQDLLLDLEEVEFRLDTLRFRGVRGTTGTQASFMDLFEGDGERVERLNRLVARKMGFDKVYGVTGQTYTRKTDASCLATLAGIAESASKFANDMRLLGHLKEVEEPFEEQQIGSSAMPYKRNPMRSERINALARHVIVLSLDPAFTAASQWFERTLDDSANKRIAVPEAYLGTDSVLLLMHNVAGGMVVHPEMIRRRLMEELPFMATENLMMRAAKRGGDRQELHERVRKHSVAAGHRIKAEGLSNDLLDRIAADGAFGVSREELEEDLRPELYVGRAPEQVDEFLAEWVEPVLARYPEAVSGAVPELRV
- a CDS encoding ATP-binding cassette domain-containing protein → MNHTLLLEGVSKRYSGHTAVDDLSLAVPPGTIYGILGPNGAGKSTTLRMVMNIIIRDSGTISLLGADPEKDRSVLRRVGFLPEERGLYKKMTVLDVIVFFAQIKGVEVKQARAEAGRWLERMSLGDWRGARVETLSKGMQQKVQFIATVIHQPELLILDEPQSGLDPVNQEVLRDTILQHRKDGKTVIFSTHNMEQAEQLCEHVCIIAQGRKVLDGRLRDIRRENVGNAYRVQFDGESPAAEAFMAAGRFGAAARDGEEWRLELAPGTDTRALIAALNDLDAPLVRFQREEPSLHDIFVSRVAGAAQTRRVEAAHV
- a CDS encoding ABC transporter permease, which translates into the protein MSNVWIVLKREFMERVKTKSFLLATFLFPIFIIGLNVLPHLMGSEESVRHLVVVDEAPEGVARMVVASLSTPAAEREGRGYRLDVVRQPLAQVQAGLRERITSKEIDGYIHLPADVVTSSQVAYRARNVSNLDVMGDIRRAASQAVQETRLRTAGLRANDVRALLRPVEVSTARVTATGEEGGSAIVTFFAAYAMAMLMWLMVFLYGVNVMRSVLEEKTNRIVEVLVSSMKASDLMMGKILGVGLVALLQVAIWVVLIATGLTIAGQRLKSGGAASIMAGLKLTPQAGITLLSFFVLGFFLYAAVFAAIGAAVTTDQEGQQFQTFAMVPLMLPVLFFPKVIGDPLGTTATVLGLVPFTAPVANAMRLGSTEIPVTQVIASLVMLALTTVLVVWIAGKIYRFGILSTGKKASLADIGRWMRAA
- a CDS encoding amidohydrolase family protein, whose protein sequence is MIVDCHTHLNRYFDEQPTSLDERYAQLRSEMDANRIDFALVLSSYKVNEDRPSTAEILRLVEDDPRIGVAAGVSFYDLGEESLAELRGLLGSGRVHALKLYPGYQAFYVYDPQLRGVYDLAAEFGVPVMIHTGDTYDRLGKLKYTHPLTIDEAAVDFREVNFVVCHMGNPWLMDAAEVIYKNENVMGDISGFTLGAFEERFERLMIDKVRDVVAYANGTSGLLYGTDWPICDMASYLRFVEKLGLSEEESENLLWKNAARLFRIGLAGDAHA
- a CDS encoding GNAT family N-acetyltransferase, encoding MRDANIVEIRDERDPLARDALQLIVEMFPPSDRQSTSALLSEVAESRMELLEGDGFHLFTALSEEGRPMGTAIGVYLRAVNAGFILYIAVRPEYRSREAARTLRRELAMAFREDARRNGRGELAWVIGEIEAESAWLRRLVRERNVIPFDFTYYHPGMSPGSGDREYILYRQPVGDAREEIPAQLVRQIIYDIFRRAYRVSYPLVHPGFAAMIAELEGRDMVGPHRRTVEWGA
- a CDS encoding FeoA family protein, with the translated sequence MLKRIFGRRDKAPAAAACGGCPLAACATGCKAAVLRMDCEHGEAHRLRGMGLFEGSMVRVLDSRNGMLLEVKGCKLALGQSLATSIQVLPVG
- a CDS encoding FeoA family protein, producing MAKKLAELGPGERGRVTSMAGDADATRRLMDMGLIRGTTVEVVRRAPLGDPIEVKLRGFMLTLRRAEAEHITVE
- the feoB gene encoding ferrous iron transport protein B, encoding MEAIQAGGTLAAPPAPSPALAAREGALHVALIGNPNTGKSTLFNALTGMRQRVGNYSGVTVERVEGRYRDADGHFVTVLDLPGTYSLSASSPDEEIALSVLLGRAPGADAPDVVVVVLDAQNLERNLFLATQVLELGLPTVVALNQVDAATAAGLRIDLVELTLELGAPVVATVATRGEGLELLKQAVAKAPGLPRPGRRFELPSEAAAALEPVEAALVQGGLSPSAAGMEALRLLAVRQAGRHLAGIAGLAEAVERAHDEIEAAGLSARSLEAEVRYAWIADVTDRVVTRAGGEERTLTDRIDAVALHRVAGPLLFVVMMGLVFQSIFTWAEPLIGIVEGLVGGLGAWVGSILPPGDLNSLVVDGAIAGVGSVLVFLPQIVILFLFIGFLEDTGYMARAAFIMDRFMRSVGLHGRSFIPLLSGYACAVPGVMSTRTIESPKDRLATILVLPLMSCSARIPIYALLIGTFIPPIAVAGVFNLQGLTLLAMYLLGTLTALGVAAIFKRTLMRGKARPMIMELPPYRIPNPRSLFLSVAHRSSMFVKRAGTVILALSIVLWALATYPRTEAPAGASEHAAQEAQLAGSTLGMLGHAIEPAVRPLGYDWKIGVGIVSSFAAREVFVASMGTIYGVGAADEGSTSLREKLRAERHEGSGALVYTPLVAVGLMVFYVYAMMCMSTAAVVVRETGGGWVGLGWAGFQFVYMLALAYLSALLVYQGGRALGLG
- a CDS encoding DUF433 domain-containing protein; translated protein: MNYLERITIEPDKRGGKPCIRGMRITVYDVLDYLASGMTEAEILADFPYLEAEDIRASLAFAADIQRKLMAVPSL
- a CDS encoding alpha/beta hydrolase-fold protein — its product is MMRRLALGIFLLLCATHAARAQSSAPLTIGETFTIESRVMGETRRINVYAPPGYAETPGMRLPVLYMPDGGMAEDFLHVAGLVQVSVGNGTMRPFLLVGIENTQRRRDMTGPTEVARDRAIAPRVGGSAAFRRFIRTELMPEVKRRYRTTDETAIVGESLAGLFVVETLFLEPDLFDTYIAFDPSLWWNGRRLVSRAGERLRTRALAGKTLYFASSDEKEIADDAAMLADSLQRHPSSGLRWHYERMPEEQHPTIYHPAALRAFRALFKPAPRQ